The DNA segment TGGAGATGTCGCCGATCTCATCGAGGAAGATCGAGCCGTGAGGGCTGCAGAGGGAAAAGATGCCTTCGTGTGCGGATACCGCGCCGGTGAATGAGCCCTTTGTGTGGCCGAACAGTTCGGATTCGATCAGGCTCTCGGGATATTCGGACAGATTGATCGGTATGAAAGTGCGGGTGAAGCTTTCGGCGAAGCAGTTTTTGTTTTCGTCGAAGGGTATGTAGCCGCTTTGTCCGATGGCGGCAGCGGCGGTTCCTTTTCCGCAGCCGGTGGGTCCGAGCAGGAGGGTGGAGAAATCTTCCATTTTGTCCCAAAGATAGCGTTCGTAGTGCAGGATGTCGTGGGTGAAGATGTTGTTCCACAGGTTCATGCGGAGTTTTTGCATGGATGGGGATCGGCCGAGGAGGTTCTTGTCGATGAAGAAGAACGCACGGCGGATCTGGTAGAACAGTTCGAGGTAGCGGCGGGCCCGGTCACGCGCGAGGCCGGCGGTGCGGAGACCGGCGAGGAGTTCGGGTGCGAATGGGACATCGATGCTTTTGTCGGGGCTGGCGAGCTGCTGATCGATTATGGCGTCTAGTTCATATGCATACTTGTGGAACGCGTCGAAGAGCAGGGCGTGTTCGATGATGGTGCGGTCGGGGTGGGCGAAGTCCTTTATCTTTATGGGGGCTGTCTCTTCAAGAGTCCTGAGACGGGTGCTGACTTCTTTTACGGCCTGGGGCATGATGCTGGGCCATGATGCGCCGTCGTTTCGGCCGGATATGCGTCGGTCTATCTCGACCCGCTCGGGGCTGAAGGGGTTGGTGAAGGTCGCCCGGGAGACGAGCTCGAAGAAGTTGCGGTCGCTTTGTGTTAATTTTAGCTGATCCATGCATGCAATGTATAGGGTGTGCACATTATTTGCCAGTGAATAATTGGCGGCTGGTGTGGTTTTATGCTCATGTCGCCATAAGTGTTTAGCTGTCAAGTGTTTATGTTAAATGTAAAATGCTGGCACGGGGATTGCTTTTTAGTTAAACGGATTATTTGATGATTCTTGAAAAGTGAAAACAGTACACATCTCCGTTTGGCGGCGGCTCCGGGCGGTTCGGAGTCGCTGTCATCTTGTCTTTGGTTCAATGGTGTGCACGAATTTGCGAAATTATAGAAGGAGAAAGCAAAATGTTGAATGCAGAGGTCTTGATAGCGGCTGTTGCGATCTGGGTTGTTGGGATCGTTTGGGGTTGTTCGTGCGGCGATAATGCCGCCAGCGGGAATAGTGAGAGCTAATTTGGAGACAGGGTCAAACAATAATGGCTGGTAAAGCTATAAAAATAAGGTTGAAATACGCGATATGGCTGATAGGGGCAGTTGTTTTTTGCTGTTTTGTGTTTGGTATGGTTAAATATGCCAAGGGACATGCAATGGATGAGAAAAGACATACAATTCAGTCGCAGCTTCAGCCCCTGTCGCAGGCGAACGGTGAGTATCCGCAGGCCGTGAAGGAATATTTCGATCATTACGGCCTCGGTGCGGGGGAAGGGCGAGGCCAGGTCGAGCATCTGTTCGGGACGTTCGAGTCGCAGGGCTATACGTTGGCTGGGCACATATACCGGCCCGAATCTTACAAGGCGACGGTGGTGCTGATGCATGGTTATCTGAATCATTGCGGGCAGTTGCGTTATATAATTGAATATCTGCTGGATCACGGGTTTGCGGTTGCTGCGTATGATAAGCCGGGGCACGGGCTGTCGAGCGGTGAGCGGGCGGCGGTTGAGAGTTTTGACGTTTACCGAAAGGCACTGAGGGATTTCAGGGATGAAGCAGCGAAATATCTTGACGGTCCCTATCATGTGGTGGCGTTCAGTAACGGCGCGTGTCCGGTCATTCAGGATGTGCTGGGGGATGAAGGCGGCAGCTTTGAAAGGGTCGTGCTTGCGGCTCCGCTGGTCCGGCCTGTCGCGTGGAAACAGACGAAATTCACATATCCGCTTTACAGCAGGTTCGTGACCAGCGTCAAACGGCTGCCGCGGTGCAATACGAACAATAAAGAGTTTATCAGGTTCAACCGCAACGAGGACTTTCTGCATGCCAGGGCTGTTCCGCTGGTCTGGGTTAAGGCTCTGTTCGACTGGAACGACTGGGTCGAGCGTGCAAAGCCAAGCGACAAGGAGGTGCTGATCGTGCAGGGTGACAGAGACGGAACGGTGGACTGGGTGCACAATATTGCATTTCTGGAATCGAAGCTGCCGAATGCGCGTGTGGAGTTGGTCGAAGGGGCAAAGCATGAACTTTTTAATGAGTCGCTTGGGCTTCGTGAGCAGGTTTTTGGTACGGTGGTCGATTACCTGGATGGAAAAGGTTGAATTCTGTAGCTTTGCGGGTATTCTTAATTTAGTTAAATATGTCGGAATTGGTGAGAGGTGAGGGATGTCCTCTGAAGAGCAAAAACTGGGAAGATCTTTTGTATGGCACAATGTGACGCAGTTTCTCGGTGCCATGAATGATAATATTTATAAGTTTCTGATCATTCCGTTTCTGGTTCCTGAAAGTCAGGCTGATCATGCGACGCGAATAGGGGCGATCGCAGGTGCTGTGTTTGTTGTGCCGTTTTTGCTGTTCACGGCTTTTGCGGGCAGGCTGGCGGATCGTCTGAGCAAGACAAGCATTATTCGGTGCGTGAAGGTGGCGGAGCTTGTGATCATGTGTGCCGCAATGGCTGCGTTCTGGTTCGGCAGTGTGTGGGGTTTGTACCTGCTTTTGTTTGCGATGTCGACGCAGAGTGCGTTTTTCGGTCCGGCCAAGTACGGCATCATCCCTGAGCTGGTGGGCAGGGAGAAGCTTTCGCGTGCTAACAGCTTTATCGAGGCAATGACGTATCTTGCGATAATTGCGGGGGCGTTTATGGCGCCGACGGTTCTGCGGCTGACGGGTCGCAACTATGTTTTGGCAGCGGCAGCGTGCGTGATGGTAGCTGCGGTTGGGATAGGGACGAGCTTGGGGATCAAACGTATGCCGTCTGCCGGCGGGGGAAGCAAGGCTTCGGTTTTCTTTTGGAACGATATAATAAAAACTCTCAAAAGCATCAAGGGCGATACCTCGCTTCTGTTTGCGGTTTTCGGGGCGGCATATTTTCTTTTTTTCGGCGCTTACATATATGTGAATCTGATCCCTTATGGTATGGAAGTTCTTGGGCTGGATAAGATCGCAAGCGGGTATTTGTTCTTCATTGCGGCATTGGGTATCGGTGTGGGGTCCCTGCTTTCTTCGAAGCTTAGCGGCAGGCACGTGGAGTTGGGTGTTGTGCCGATAGGAGCTTTGGGGCTGGGTGTTTCAGCGATAGTTCTGGGTCTGATCACCGACAGCAGGATTGCGGCATATGTCTGGATATTCGTCATGGGTGCGAGCGGCGGGCTGTTCATTATACCGCTGCACGCTTTCATACAGCTCAGGAGTCCCGAGAAGAACAGGGGCGAGGTGCTGGCGGCTTCAGGGTTCATCGGCTGGCTGGGTGTGCTGCTCGCATCGGGAGCCATCGGGCTTGTGCAGTTGGTAAATTTTGGTCCGGCAGGATCGTTCGTTGTGCTGGCTGTGATGACGCTGCTGCTGACGGGATTGTTTATTTACAAGATGCCTGATCTGCTGGTGCGGTTTGTTGCAGTTATGCTGACGAAATGCTGTTACCGGGTGAACACGCCGGGGATCGAAAAGGTTCCGTTTGACGGCGGGGCGTTGCTGGTGTGCAATCACGTTTCTTATGTGGATGCGTTGCTGATCGGCGTTACACAGCAGCGGCGAATTCGTTTTGTGATGGATCGTGATATCTATAACTTGTGGTGGGTCAACTGGTTTTTCCGGCTGATGAAGGTGATACCTATCTCGCCTAAGGATTCGCCTAAGAGGATCGTGAGGTCGTTGCATGAGGCTCGTGCGGCGATGGATCAGGGGGATCTGGTCTGCATATTTGCCGAGGGAGCCATCACGCGTAACGGTTTTGTGCAGAAGTTCAGGCCGGGTATCGAGAAGATCGTCAAGGGGACGGACTGTCCGATCATTCCGATGTATATCGGCGGTGCTTGGGGAAGCATATTCAGTTACTATCACGGGAGGGTGATGTCGACGCTGCCGAGGAAGTTCCCGTATACGGTTACTATTGTGTTCGGCGACCCGATGCCTTCGGATTCGAAAGCGTTTGATGTGCGTCAGCGTGTGGTCGATCTTTCATGCGAGTATTTTGCGGATGTCAAGAGAAAACGTCAGTCGATGGGATATAAGTTCGTGCAGACAGCGAGGCGCAAGTGGTTCAGGCATTGCATGACGGATACGACGACGGGTCAGAGGCTGACGTTTGGTAAGGCTCTAGTGTCGGCTGTTGTGCTGGGTCGGAAGATCGAGAAGGTGACGCAGGGGCAGAAGCATGTCGGAATAATGCTGCCTCCTTCGGCGGGCGGTGCGCTTGCGAATATAGCCTGTACGATGCGGGGTAAGATACCGGTCAATCTGAATTATGTGACTTCCGGCAAGAATCGAGATCACTGTGTCGAAGTTTGTGATGTCAAAAAAATTATCACGTCGCACAAATTCATTCGCAAGCTCGATACAGTCGAAGAGTCGGACAATATGGTTTTCATCGAGGATATGGTCAAAGATGTCGGGTGGTTCGATAAGTTTGCGGGATTTGTCAAAGCGGTGCTGATGCCGAAAAAGGTTCTGGGCTGTTCGGAGGGGTTTGATCCGGACAGCACGGCCACGGTGATATTTTCTTCGGGCAGTTCTGGTATGCCCAAGGGTGTGCTGTTAAGTCATCATAATATTCTTTCCAATATCGAACAGACCAAGATGCTGGTCAAGGTTCGGCCGGGTGATAACGCCTGCTGTGTTCTGCCGATTTTCCATGCATTCGGTTACACTTGCGGGCTGTGGCTGCCGTTGATCAGCGGTGTGCCGGTGGTGTTCATTGCGAATCCACTGGATGCTTCGACGGTCGGTAAGGCTGTAGAGGAAGATAAGAGCACGCTGCTGTTCGCGCCGCCGACGTTCCTGATGCGTTATATGCGTCGGGTGGAGCCTGAGCAGTTCGCTACTTTGCGTTTTGTTGCTCCTGGTGCTGAGAAGCTGAAGATGAAGATGGCGAGGTCATTCGAGAAGAAGTTCGGAATCAAGCTGCATGAGGGGTATGGTGCGACTGAGGCCTCGCCGGTGATATCGCTGAACGTCGATGATGTTGATCGGGGCGGCGTTGAGCAGGTTGGACATAAGGATGGCACGGTCGGTCAGCCTCTGCCTGGGGTGTCGGTGAGGATAAAGCATATCGAGACAGGTGAGCAGTTGAGTGCGGGTGAGCAGGGCCTTATAACGGTCAAGGGGCCGAATGTGATGCAGGGCTATAAGGATGAGCCGGAGAAAACGCGGGATGTTCTGCAGGACGGCTGGTATAATACGGGTGATATTGGTGTGCTGGACGAAGACGGATTCTTGACGATAAAGGATAGGCTGGCGAGGTTCAGCAAGATAGGCGGCGAGATGGTTCCGCATATGGGTGTCGAGGAAGTGCTGATGCATGGGCTGGACGCTCATGAGCAGGTAGTTGCAGTGACAGGGATACCGAATGAGAAGAAGGGCGAGGAACTGGTCGTTCTTTACCTGTCGGACAAGACGGATGCAGATCAGCTTAACGAGATTATATCGAAGAGTGATGTGCCGAATATGTGGAAACCACGGGCGGACAATTATGTGCCGATCGACGAGATGCCGATACTTGGTTCGGGCAAGCTGGATATCGTGAGGGTGAAGGAGCTTGCCAGGGAAGCCAAGAAGGATTCGTCATCAGTGGGTGTTTGATTTACGAGGGTTTTGAGCTTATGAGATATGCGGCTGTTTTGTTTTTGGTATGTCTTGCTGCGCCGGCAGTGTTGGCGGACTTTGATGAGGAGAAGGCCCGTCAGAATGTGATAAAGTGGCTGGGCGATATTGGTCTGGAGGATGAGTTGGGGGCTGGTGTCAATGTGGAAACTGATGAGTCGGGGCTGCTGTCCATTGTCGACGAAGGACATTATCTGCTGCAGTACGGTCTGCTGACGCCGGCCAGAAGTGCTGATGCTGAGGTCACGATCAGTGATGAGTTGAAGATCAAACCTACGGCGAAAAACTTTGTGATCGTTGTGCATGGGTGGTTTGATAAGGGAGAGGGGGACTGGCCGGAGGATATGGCGGGGGCTTTTTATGAAAGGACGGACCCTAACAGTTGGGTGTGCGGATATTTTGACTGGCAGGGCGGGGCGGCGGTCGCGACGCCTATGGATGCTGCGCGATATTCGTGTGATGTGGCGGGGCCGAGGCTGGCGAAGGCTCTGCTGTCGCTGCCGAATGAGATAGAGCATGTGCATCTTATCGGACATTCGGCTGGGTCCTGGGCGATCGACACGGCGGCGGAGAGGATCGCACGCAAGACGGGGGCGACGATACATTTGACATTTCTGGATGCTTATGTGCCGCCGAAGTGGGACAAGAGCCTGTTGGGGCATGTGAGTTCGGCCAGGGATGGGCGTGTGTATGTCGAGCACTATTATACGCGGGACATAACTTATGAATGTACGCATGAGGATCTGGCTCGGGCGTGCAATGTTGATATCACCGATATCGACTTCGGCATCAAGGAGCACGAGTTTCCTTACAGATGGTACCGGGCGACGGCGGCGGGAGAGTATTTGAAATCGGAGATGGAATACGGCCAGGCGGTTGTATTTAATCAGGATGGGGTGGCTTACGGGTTTGCGAGGGGGCTTGAAGCTGGTAAAAAGAGCTGGAAGCAAAGTCTCAAGCTCGTGGACAGGGAGACGGTGATGATCAGAAAGCCCAAGCGCAAATCAAAATGGAAGCTTTTCTAGAGGGCTCATTTACGGTCGTCTAAAAAGCGGGGCTTTTGCTGTTTTCCAGGGTCACAGAGAGCGTTTTGCCCTATAATTTCATGCCTGCCAATGCTCGGAGCAAGGTTTTTTGGTCAAAATTTAATCCTTGACAGTATAGATTTCCGATAGTTAAGCTAGATGAAAATGGTAGTTTAGGGCGGCCAGAATCGTCCTTCAATTCTACGAGAGGGTTAAGATGGGCAAAATGAAAAACCTGTTTACTACCGGCGAGGCCGCTGAGATATGCAGCCTGAGTCAGCAGACCATTATAAGATGCTTTGATTCGGGGCGGCTGGGCGGTTTTCGCATACCCGGTTCGAAGTTCAGGCGGATCCCGCGTGAGAGCCTTGTTAAATTCATGAAAGAAAATGATATCCCTCTCGACAGCATCGATACGGGCAAAAAGAAAGTGCTGATCGTCGATGATGATACTGAGATCGTGGAACTGATGGTTGATGTGCTTACGCGGGACGGCCGGTTTGACATAAAGACCGCTTCCAGCGGTTACGATGCGGGTTTGCTTACGCAGCAGTTCCAGCCTGATGTTATTATTCTGGACTATATGCTGCCAGACGTGAACGGCAATATTGTTTGTCAGACCATTAAGCGGAATCCTGATTTCGACGATACAAGGATAATTATCGTCAGCGGTGTGGTTGACGAGGATGAGATACAGGATCTGCTGGACGCAGGTGCCGAGTCTTTTATGAAAAAGCCATTCAGCATCGGCGAGCTGGTCGAGAGAATCAGTTCTGTGCTCGAGATGGTCTGATAAGCTGGGACGAAGCAATTGAGCAAAGAATCGAAAAATACCGCGGTTGTACGACAGGTGGAGATGATCATCAGGCAGTTGCCGAGTCTGGCGACGCTGCCGGAAGTGGCGGCTGGTTTTCTGCCTAATCTGCTCGATCAGCAGGCAGACATTTCTAAGCTGGCCGATATTATTCAGGCCGATCCTGCGTTGACCGCGAGGATCTTTTCGCTTGCGCACGATCATGGAGTGCGGTTTGCGCATGATGTGCCCTCTGTCAGTGAGGCTGTTTCCAAACTACCGGATCCGGTGGTTCGGGACGCGGTGCTTTCCGTGAAGGTTTTCCAGGCTTTCGATGCCGATTACGATCCGGACAGCGGGCGCGTCTTTCCGCGAAAGCGGTTTGCGATGCATTCTCTGGCGACAGCGTGTGCGGCACGCAAGATAGCCGAGATCGTGATGCCGGAAGAGAAGGCTGAACAAGCTTTCTCGGCTGGGCTGCTTCATGACATTGGCAAGCTGGCGTTGTGCCAGGCCATGCCAAAGAGTTTTGACAAGATGGTCGAACAGGCGCGCGAGGAGCACAAATCGCTTGGCGCTGTGGAGATGCAGAACCTGGGTCTGGATCATATGATCATAGGCAAGAGGCTGGCTGAGAAATGGCATCTGCCAGCGGAGATAGCTTTCGCGATATGGATGCATCACAGTGATGCAGAGGCCCTTTCGGATGAGTTGGCTGGTGCGAAAATGGCTCAGGTCGTCAATCTTGCTGATTCCATTGCGAGGCATTGTGAGATCGGGCTGAGCGGCAGTTTTGATCCTGTGGATATCGACGATGCTGCGAGGACAATTGGATTGTCTGCCGAGCAGGTTGAGATGATAGCGGCTTCGTTGAAAGAGGAAGTTGCGCAAAAAGCCTCCTTGCTCGGACTTGAGATGACGGGCGGGCCGGCAGCTTACTGTGAAATGATGCAGGAGACGGCTGCTGATCTGGCTAAGAATAATACGACGCTAAGCAGTCATAATCGCAAGCTCGAAGCAGATGCTGTGGGCATGTCATTTATTCGAGAGATGCTTGCAGGAGCAGAGCCGGGCAAACCGGCGATTGAGATCGGGGCGGAGTTCGTGAAGAAATTTCAGCGGGCCTATCATACGGGTCCGGCCTGTTTCTATATGCCTTGCGGGGAAGACGGTGATTGTGTCGAGGCGGCTGTGGTGGACGATCACGGCAATGTCCACATAACGGTAGTTCCGGTGACGGAGCAGCGAGTCATACCCGAGCAGATCGAAAGTGAGTTCGCACTTGTGCCTGCAAACAGGATGAGTGATCTGTTGGAACTTTTTGACATGCAGATCGATTTTACGGGTTCGTTCGCGGTTCCGTTTATGGCAGGCGGCAGGGCAGCAGCGGTTATGGTGTTCGAACAGCGGATGCCGGTCGAATCACGTATGCTGGCCGAGCGGCTAGAGGTGCTGACGTCTGTTGTGGGCAGTATGCTTGCAGGGGCGAGGGCGCTGGAGGAGCAGTCGACGCTTGCGGAACGTTTTGCTTCCGTTTTGAATTCACTCAAGGAATCGCGTGAGGAACTGACGCAGGCAAGGTCTCTTGCGGGCATAGCGGAGATGGCAGCGGGGGCGGCGCATGAGCTGAATAATCCGCTTGCGGTTATAAGCGGCCGTGCTCAGTTGCTCGTGGAAGCGGAGACCGATGAGAATAAAAAGCAGATGCTTTCGCAGATACGGCAACGTACGGATGAAATGGCGCATATTGTTAACGACCTTATGTCGTTCGCAAAGCCGCGCGAGCCTGAAAAAGTTCGCATACCTGTTATGGACCTGATCGATTCGGCGGTAAAAAAAACACAGGTAAAGCACGGCCTTGAAGAGCTGCAGATCGACTACAGCAACATTCAACCCGAATGGCAGGTGAATGTGGACAGTGAGCAGGTTGTGACAGCGATCGCGAATGTCATGTCGAATGCTCTCGAAGCTTATGATGGGGGTGAGGGTCCGATATGGCTGTTCGGAAGCAGTAAGAAAGGCGAGCAGTTCGTCGTGCTGCAAATACGGGATCAGGGGCGGGGAATGTCTCAGCGGACACTTTCAAAAGCGGTGCAGCCGTTCTTTTCTGATAAGCCGGCCGGCAGGCAGAGGGGGATGGGGCTGGCGCAGTCACAGCGTCTTCTTCGGTTGAATAATGCTACGCTTACTATCAGCAGTAAGCAGGGTGAAGGAACAAGTGTAACTGTTCGCTTGCCGCGAGCATAAAACCCTTGTGGGCTCGAGTGTCCGTTACAGGTTTTTGAAATGCCAAAAGCAGTTTTGCAACAGCTTCTAACCTGATCCAAATCACTTTCTGCATCTGCCTCTGTTGGGAAAGTGACTAAATGTTAAGAACCTGCAAGGAAACAGCTAAAGCGGGGCATTGTCCAGGCCGAAACATCATCAGAGAGAAAACTTGTTTTTTTGAGGACGGCCTTGGACGACACGAGATATAGAAGAATACGATCGCTGGTTCGCAAACTGAACAGACAAAGACACGAGCAAGCCAAAAAGATCGATCTGCTTTGCAATGACATGGTGGGGGCTCATCGCGAATTCGTTTTACAGTTGGAAAATCTCAGTGCAGGCTTTACTTTTTATGAGTCGCTTTTGGGCCATAATGATCTCGGTCAGATCCTGGCGACGACTTTCAATTATGTTTACAGGCATGTTAACGAGTGCGAAGTGGCTATATTTCTCACCGACGGGCACAACTTTCAGGTGCACCAGGCGGAGTCACGGACCGCAATCAGCAAAAAGGTCGAAAAGCTCTGGGGCAGCTTCACAAACGAGACCGTAAACGAGATTTCGCGTGCAAATGCTATTACCGAACTCGGTACGATGTTCGAACTGGGATTGCAGGGCAATCTTCGGCTGCTCAACGAGATATCGGCTGCCGCGGTACCTATAGGGCGGGTAAACGGCCCGTTAGGATTTATTCTTATCTGCAGGGATATTGCGAATCCGCTCACCAGCGGGGAGCTTGCCAAGGTTAATGCTGTGAGCCTGGGCCTATGCAGGTCCATAAGGTCCGGTAATTGTCTGGCAGATCCATCGTCGGTGGATGAATAGATTTTTCAGTGTTTTGGGGGTGAGTTTCTGGTGTCATATGTGACCCAGGCGATAAAGTTGTGAACTACACCAACGACGTAGGGGTGTATGGCCTTATATGTCAACGATTTATGCCCGATAATCACAATTTCGAAAAAAGTGTTATTTTTCTGTAACATTTTCTTTTGTCCACGCGTCTAAGTTATGTAATCGGTGGCGGCGGCTCTGTTGTGCGGTTTTGGTTTGCACGCTGCCCGAATCGCGTTTATTATCTGAAGTTCTGAAAGGTGTTTCCAAGCTGGTTTCCTTTTTCGGGGGTAAGGGCCGGGCGGCAAAGCATCCGCTGTTCAGATAATCCTATTTTAATTAACAATGACGCTTGGGGTCAAAAGTGGATCAGGTTTGTGAACGGAAAAAGTTGGGCGAATGGCTCTGCGAGAGATCTTATATCAGCGAATCCGCGCTGGAGCACGCGCTTTCTCAGCAGAAGCATCTGGGTGTGAAGATCGGCCAGGTCCTGCTGGATCTTGGTTATATTAATCAGCACCAGCTCAATGAAGCGCTGGCGCATCAGGTCGGTATTCCGCGGGCAAGCCTTGAAGATGCTTCTATAACTCCCGAACTCATAAGTATGATCCCTGCTGACCTTGTGAGTAAACACAATCTCATACCATTCGCTCGCCAGAACGGGCATATCGATGTGGCGATGACAGATCCATTCTCTTCGCAGGCGATAGAAGAGCTAAAGCTGGTTACGGGGTGCCGGGTGCGTCGGTTTTACGGAAGTCCCTCCGAGCTGGAGAAGGCGATACTTAAGCATTACGGCAGCAATGTTGCGAGGATGGTGGACAACCTCGCGCCGGACGAGAAAGAAGATGATGAGGACGAGGCGGGCGAAATATCGGCGGCACGACTT comes from the Anaerohalosphaera lusitana genome and includes:
- a CDS encoding acyl-[ACP]--phospholipid O-acyltransferase, whose product is MSSEEQKLGRSFVWHNVTQFLGAMNDNIYKFLIIPFLVPESQADHATRIGAIAGAVFVVPFLLFTAFAGRLADRLSKTSIIRCVKVAELVIMCAAMAAFWFGSVWGLYLLLFAMSTQSAFFGPAKYGIIPELVGREKLSRANSFIEAMTYLAIIAGAFMAPTVLRLTGRNYVLAAAACVMVAAVGIGTSLGIKRMPSAGGGSKASVFFWNDIIKTLKSIKGDTSLLFAVFGAAYFLFFGAYIYVNLIPYGMEVLGLDKIASGYLFFIAALGIGVGSLLSSKLSGRHVELGVVPIGALGLGVSAIVLGLITDSRIAAYVWIFVMGASGGLFIIPLHAFIQLRSPEKNRGEVLAASGFIGWLGVLLASGAIGLVQLVNFGPAGSFVVLAVMTLLLTGLFIYKMPDLLVRFVAVMLTKCCYRVNTPGIEKVPFDGGALLVCNHVSYVDALLIGVTQQRRIRFVMDRDIYNLWWVNWFFRLMKVIPISPKDSPKRIVRSLHEARAAMDQGDLVCIFAEGAITRNGFVQKFRPGIEKIVKGTDCPIIPMYIGGAWGSIFSYYHGRVMSTLPRKFPYTVTIVFGDPMPSDSKAFDVRQRVVDLSCEYFADVKRKRQSMGYKFVQTARRKWFRHCMTDTTTGQRLTFGKALVSAVVLGRKIEKVTQGQKHVGIMLPPSAGGALANIACTMRGKIPVNLNYVTSGKNRDHCVEVCDVKKIITSHKFIRKLDTVEESDNMVFIEDMVKDVGWFDKFAGFVKAVLMPKKVLGCSEGFDPDSTATVIFSSGSSGMPKGVLLSHHNILSNIEQTKMLVKVRPGDNACCVLPIFHAFGYTCGLWLPLISGVPVVFIANPLDASTVGKAVEEDKSTLLFAPPTFLMRYMRRVEPEQFATLRFVAPGAEKLKMKMARSFEKKFGIKLHEGYGATEASPVISLNVDDVDRGGVEQVGHKDGTVGQPLPGVSVRIKHIETGEQLSAGEQGLITVKGPNVMQGYKDEPEKTRDVLQDGWYNTGDIGVLDEDGFLTIKDRLARFSKIGGEMVPHMGVEEVLMHGLDAHEQVVAVTGIPNEKKGEELVVLYLSDKTDADQLNEIISKSDVPNMWKPRADNYVPIDEMPILGSGKLDIVRVKELAREAKKDSSSVGV
- a CDS encoding alpha/beta hydrolase; this translates as MDEKRHTIQSQLQPLSQANGEYPQAVKEYFDHYGLGAGEGRGQVEHLFGTFESQGYTLAGHIYRPESYKATVVLMHGYLNHCGQLRYIIEYLLDHGFAVAAYDKPGHGLSSGERAAVESFDVYRKALRDFRDEAAKYLDGPYHVVAFSNGACPVIQDVLGDEGGSFERVVLAAPLVRPVAWKQTKFTYPLYSRFVTSVKRLPRCNTNNKEFIRFNRNEDFLHARAVPLVWVKALFDWNDWVERAKPSDKEVLIVQGDRDGTVDWVHNIAFLESKLPNARVELVEGAKHELFNESLGLREQVFGTVVDYLDGKG
- a CDS encoding response regulator, whose translation is MKNLFTTGEAAEICSLSQQTIIRCFDSGRLGGFRIPGSKFRRIPRESLVKFMKENDIPLDSIDTGKKKVLIVDDDTEIVELMVDVLTRDGRFDIKTASSGYDAGLLTQQFQPDVIILDYMLPDVNGNIVCQTIKRNPDFDDTRIIIVSGVVDEDEIQDLLDAGAESFMKKPFSIGELVERISSVLEMV
- a CDS encoding alpha/beta hydrolase, coding for MRYAAVLFLVCLAAPAVLADFDEEKARQNVIKWLGDIGLEDELGAGVNVETDESGLLSIVDEGHYLLQYGLLTPARSADAEVTISDELKIKPTAKNFVIVVHGWFDKGEGDWPEDMAGAFYERTDPNSWVCGYFDWQGGAAVATPMDAARYSCDVAGPRLAKALLSLPNEIEHVHLIGHSAGSWAIDTAAERIARKTGATIHLTFLDAYVPPKWDKSLLGHVSSARDGRVYVEHYYTRDITYECTHEDLARACNVDITDIDFGIKEHEFPYRWYRATAAGEYLKSEMEYGQAVVFNQDGVAYGFARGLEAGKKSWKQSLKLVDRETVMIRKPKRKSKWKLF
- a CDS encoding sigma-54-dependent transcriptional regulator, translated to MDQLKLTQSDRNFFELVSRATFTNPFSPERVEIDRRISGRNDGASWPSIMPQAVKEVSTRLRTLEETAPIKIKDFAHPDRTIIEHALLFDAFHKYAYELDAIIDQQLASPDKSIDVPFAPELLAGLRTAGLARDRARRYLELFYQIRRAFFFIDKNLLGRSPSMQKLRMNLWNNIFTHDILHYERYLWDKMEDFSTLLLGPTGCGKGTAAAAIGQSGYIPFDENKNCFAESFTRTFIPINLSEYPESLIESELFGHTKGSFTGAVSAHEGIFSLCSPHGSIFLDEIGDISTQIQIKLLRVLQERTFSPVGNHEKLRFSGRVIAATNQNIDSLRSEGKFRDDFYYRLCSDCIAVPSLHQRIKEDPAELEQLVNRTIASIAGDNTEFAPMVMDVIKSRLGKHYAWPGNVRELEQCVRSVIIKRDYDGRHCQTANPNRSTIDISDEPDAQQLLARYCATLYDKYGTLGEVARRTALDRRTVKKHIERHCKNAD
- a CDS encoding HDOD domain-containing protein; amino-acid sequence: MSKESKNTAVVRQVEMIIRQLPSLATLPEVAAGFLPNLLDQQADISKLADIIQADPALTARIFSLAHDHGVRFAHDVPSVSEAVSKLPDPVVRDAVLSVKVFQAFDADYDPDSGRVFPRKRFAMHSLATACAARKIAEIVMPEEKAEQAFSAGLLHDIGKLALCQAMPKSFDKMVEQAREEHKSLGAVEMQNLGLDHMIIGKRLAEKWHLPAEIAFAIWMHHSDAEALSDELAGAKMAQVVNLADSIARHCEIGLSGSFDPVDIDDAARTIGLSAEQVEMIAASLKEEVAQKASLLGLEMTGGPAAYCEMMQETAADLAKNNTTLSSHNRKLEADAVGMSFIREMLAGAEPGKPAIEIGAEFVKKFQRAYHTGPACFYMPCGEDGDCVEAAVVDDHGNVHITVVPVTEQRVIPEQIESEFALVPANRMSDLLELFDMQIDFTGSFAVPFMAGGRAAAVMVFEQRMPVESRMLAERLEVLTSVVGSMLAGARALEEQSTLAERFASVLNSLKESREELTQARSLAGIAEMAAGAAHELNNPLAVISGRAQLLVEAETDENKKQMLSQIRQRTDEMAHIVNDLMSFAKPREPEKVRIPVMDLIDSAVKKTQVKHGLEELQIDYSNIQPEWQVNVDSEQVVTAIANVMSNALEAYDGGEGPIWLFGSSKKGEQFVVLQIRDQGRGMSQRTLSKAVQPFFSDKPAGRQRGMGLAQSQRLLRLNNATLTISSKQGEGTSVTVRLPRA